GCTATGACCGTGGCGACTACAGCCTGCGCCTGCAGGGCATGCGCCTGGCCAATTACGACGCCGCGTTCAAGGACAACAACGGGCGCGATATCCAGGGCTACACCCTGGTCGACCTGCTCGGCTCGGTAAGCCTGCCGGTAGGCCGCCTCGAAGGTGCGGTGTACAACCTCACCAACCGCAACTACCAGAACATGTTCGCTCAGGCCAACGCCCGCGCCCCATACCCGAATGCCGAAGGTCGCACCTTCAGCCTCAGCTATGCGGTGGATTGGTAAGCTGCACGCAGCTGGTTAAAACACAAACCCCGCCTTTTGGCGGGGTTTGTGTTTTAACGGCTTACCACATCAGATCGTCGGGGATCTGGTAGGCAGCGTACGGATCGTCCTCATCCGGCACCTGGCTTTCCGTCAGGATATTGAGCTGCACGATACGCTCTGGCGCGCGCTCCTGGATCTTCAGCGCGGCTTCGCGCGGGATCACCTCGTAACCGCCGCCGTGGTGCACGATGGCCAGGGAGCCGTTGCTCAGTTTGTTGCGCATCAGCGTGTTGACCGACAGGCGCTTGACCTTCTTGTCATCCACGAAGTTGTAGTAATCCTCGGTGGTCAACTTCGGCAGGCGCGAGGTTTCGATCAACTGCTTGACCTGGGCCGTGCGCGCCTTGGCCTCGGCTTTTTCCTGCTGCTGACGGTTCAGCTCCTGGTCGCGCTTGACCTTCTCGGCATGCGCCTCGGCCGCCAGGCGCGCCTGGGTGTCATCGACTTCAGCCTGACCCTTGTGGACCAGCCGCTGCTGTTTCTGCTTCTCTT
This region of Pseudomonas sp. MUP55 genomic DNA includes:
- a CDS encoding DUF2058 domain-containing protein, translating into MSLSLRDQLLKAGLVNQKQAKQVGKEKQKQQRLVHKGQAEVDDTQARLAAEAHAEKVKRDQELNRQQQEKAEAKARTAQVKQLIETSRLPKLTTEDYYNFVDDKKVKRLSVNTLMRNKLSNGSLAIVHHGGGYEVIPREAALKIQERAPERIVQLNILTESQVPDEDDPYAAYQIPDDLMW